From the Rhodopirellula halodulae genome, one window contains:
- a CDS encoding ExeA family protein, whose protein sequence is MSSVEHSFHVPPFPPFPSAERYVPVGSQDEALQRIQRAIEAWEAISLVIGPPGVGKSLLCQMLLKQFAGRREVVMFGDAMLDNPVLFQKHLLTRLNRVQGIHSTPLEPGEDPQFALVERLARSTAEFPGLLLLVDEAQALTPEVLETIRIITNTMSEGQPRVSAVLLGGPKLDETLALPSLEALVQRVATRCYLHPLNGDEAIKYVQRVIEKCGSKPSEAITDEAIIAIHKACSGTPRLINQMMTAAIDCAASLNQSIIDTKIVDRAWAMLQQLPSPVMDEPTLADTGSNPTSNVEFGSLDDSGWNDEPVAVEAPAKDEEFGRRWDDDMKVSDESSLGFAADENLIEDNNELHASSCDQLACGESACEETGRCQANARAEEEACSGMEFGSLSIDCQTFEGDYEVVSDVVGSALASDLPEGDLASTEVTGLENESVAFESDVEEEQPVAATPSAEQLFGEFDDEEEVGRVADALTAGEPADGLNESMSDLETSLHEEILSLRGAANSPLALVDDNDMIVDDETSAEACDNDVCDQEELGKMQEQSAQAAAAPVLWMDEDSDDMTISNDDRDMLIIEDDVQVETAALHHEAADLSSGRPVAVDFQAMLAKMRSPQS, encoded by the coding sequence ATGTCTTCGGTTGAACACTCTTTTCATGTGCCTCCGTTCCCTCCCTTCCCCAGTGCGGAGCGTTACGTTCCCGTTGGATCACAAGACGAGGCACTGCAGCGAATCCAGCGAGCCATCGAGGCTTGGGAGGCCATTTCGCTGGTCATCGGACCACCCGGTGTCGGGAAATCGTTGCTTTGCCAAATGCTGCTCAAGCAGTTTGCCGGTCGTCGCGAAGTCGTGATGTTTGGCGATGCGATGTTGGACAACCCGGTTCTGTTTCAAAAACACTTGCTGACGCGACTGAATCGCGTTCAGGGGATCCACTCCACGCCACTGGAACCGGGCGAGGATCCTCAGTTTGCTTTGGTCGAACGTTTGGCTCGCAGCACCGCCGAATTCCCCGGCTTGTTGTTGTTGGTCGATGAAGCTCAAGCGTTGACGCCCGAAGTCTTGGAAACCATTCGCATCATCACCAACACGATGAGCGAAGGTCAGCCTCGTGTCAGCGCCGTGTTGTTGGGCGGACCGAAGCTGGACGAAACGTTGGCATTGCCATCGTTGGAAGCCTTGGTGCAACGAGTCGCCACGCGTTGCTACTTGCACCCGCTGAACGGCGATGAAGCGATCAAGTACGTGCAGCGTGTGATCGAAAAGTGCGGGTCGAAACCCAGCGAAGCGATCACCGACGAAGCGATCATCGCGATTCACAAAGCTTGCAGTGGCACGCCACGTTTGATCAACCAAATGATGACGGCCGCGATTGATTGTGCGGCGTCGCTGAATCAAAGCATCATCGACACCAAGATTGTCGATCGAGCTTGGGCGATGTTGCAGCAACTGCCCAGCCCCGTCATGGACGAGCCCACGTTGGCTGATACGGGATCGAATCCCACGTCGAATGTTGAGTTTGGTTCGCTGGACGATTCGGGATGGAATGACGAGCCCGTCGCGGTTGAGGCACCTGCCAAGGACGAGGAATTCGGCCGTCGCTGGGACGATGACATGAAGGTTTCGGACGAATCGAGCCTCGGTTTCGCGGCGGACGAAAACTTGATCGAAGACAACAACGAACTCCATGCGAGCAGTTGCGATCAACTGGCCTGCGGCGAATCCGCCTGCGAGGAAACCGGTCGCTGCCAAGCCAACGCTCGAGCCGAAGAAGAAGCCTGCAGCGGAATGGAATTTGGTTCGCTGAGCATTGATTGCCAAACATTCGAAGGCGACTACGAAGTGGTCTCGGATGTTGTCGGCTCTGCACTGGCGTCCGATTTGCCGGAAGGTGACTTGGCATCCACCGAAGTGACCGGGCTTGAGAACGAGTCGGTCGCCTTCGAAAGTGACGTGGAAGAGGAGCAACCGGTTGCGGCGACGCCATCGGCCGAGCAATTGTTTGGTGAGTTCGACGATGAAGAAGAGGTCGGTCGTGTCGCCGACGCTCTCACCGCGGGCGAACCAGCCGACGGTCTGAACGAGTCGATGTCCGACTTGGAAACCTCGCTGCACGAAGAAATTTTGAGCCTGCGTGGCGCGGCGAACTCGCCATTGGCTTTGGTTGATGACAACGACATGATCGTTGACGACGAAACGTCCGCCGAGGCTTGCGACAACGACGTCTGTGACCAGGAAGAGTTGGGCAAGATGCAGGAACAGTCGGCTCAAGCCGCCGCAGCACCCGTGTTGTGGATGGACGAAGACAGCGACGACATGACGATCTCCAACGATGATCGTGATATGCTGATCATCGAAGACGACGTGCAAGTCGAAACGGCGGCGCTGCACCACGAGGCGGCGGATCTGTCGAGTGGTCGCCCGGTCGCCGTGGATTTCCAAGCGATGTTGGCAAAGATGCGTTCGCCGCAATCTTGA